A single genomic interval of Persephonella atlantica harbors:
- the thpR gene encoding RNA 2',3'-cyclic phosphodiesterase → MKKRVFIGSFINIPSFKKHYTQIKKDFGGIISGRWIHERNFHITFRFIGEIETEKLCLIKQSLNPVLNKKISTEINFTGLGAFPDITRPRVFFINVVDKEGVLNEIYTSINSKLNNLGFKNELKPFKPHITLKRIKGYNSSKFAEKINRYRDISFGSQQEIEINIIESILTPKGAYYKKLE, encoded by the coding sequence TTGAAAAAAAGAGTATTTATAGGAAGTTTTATTAACATTCCCAGCTTTAAAAAGCATTACACACAGATAAAGAAAGATTTTGGCGGCATAATATCTGGAAGGTGGATACACGAGAGAAATTTTCATATCACCTTCAGATTCATTGGGGAAATAGAAACAGAAAAGCTCTGTCTGATAAAGCAAAGCCTCAATCCAGTACTGAACAAAAAGATATCAACAGAGATTAATTTTACTGGTCTTGGTGCTTTTCCAGACATAACCAGGCCAAGGGTTTTTTTTATTAATGTTGTTGATAAAGAAGGGGTGCTTAACGAGATTTATACCAGTATAAACAGCAAGCTGAATAATTTAGGTTTCAAGAATGAATTAAAACCTTTTAAACCCCACATAACCCTTAAAAGGATAAAAGGGTATAACAGCTCAAAATTTGCTGAAAAGATTAACAGGTACAGGGATATTTCTTTTGGCTCTCAACAGGAGATAGAGATTAACATAATAGAAAGTATTCTTACTCCTAAAGGAGCCTATTACAAAAAACTGGAATAA
- a CDS encoding diguanylate cyclase, translated as MKSIRIRLLIRISILLFILFLINQILEYKSFREVNINHVKNQSFIVAEIVRDSLTTLMEIGKIDKRELLLNNIKLQHRNIEEIRVVRGDKVIQQYGEGREEEKPKTEAELKVLQTGKPYERLDERFDKVSYVLIIPYKAEPIGKINCLKCHNVEAGSVLGAVYIKTDLTPVRSFAFSNLVQTTLMSMFIFLMTVFVIMKFFHPYTDFFAKLKRGLKKAKDGDFSERVFIDTNDEAREVADTYNETMDKLCHTLTAIEKRVSYLIDGNIQKSSNALKDTYVIVEELVKIYNFKKIVEKDASKDDIYLRLRKLMKDMGIRQYSIYEVDYENNRLIDIDEDEKWCKDIVFTNADQCRVKRTGSEVVSEEYACVCPNFIKCENGEADDFFTCIPIYVGGRVGIILQLIYNRENKEDVKGKLPFLEAYLREVAPVIEAKSYMEKLKKQSLVDQLTGLYNRRFLEEIIPKLSQQVIRRNSNIGILMIDIDFFKQINDKYGHDVGDIVLKKVADVIRNTVREADIVIRYGGEEFMVLLIDVQEGKSEEIAEKIRKRVENTVINTDGISLKKTVSIGVSEFPKDSDRFWQCIKFSDVALYKAKESGRNMVVRFRKEMWEREEY; from the coding sequence ATGAAATCAATAAGGATAAGGCTCCTTATAAGGATATCTATTCTACTGTTTATCCTTTTTCTCATAAACCAGATACTGGAGTATAAGAGTTTTAGAGAAGTAAATATAAACCATGTTAAAAATCAGTCTTTTATAGTAGCTGAGATTGTGAGAGATTCTCTGACAACACTTATGGAGATAGGAAAAATAGATAAAAGAGAACTTTTACTCAACAATATAAAACTACAGCACAGAAACATTGAAGAGATAAGGGTTGTCAGGGGAGACAAAGTAATACAGCAGTATGGAGAGGGAAGAGAAGAAGAAAAACCAAAAACGGAAGCCGAGCTGAAGGTTCTTCAGACAGGAAAACCATATGAAAGATTAGATGAGAGATTTGATAAGGTCAGTTACGTTCTTATAATTCCTTATAAAGCTGAACCTATTGGAAAGATAAACTGTTTAAAATGTCATAATGTTGAGGCCGGTTCTGTCCTTGGAGCTGTTTATATAAAAACAGACCTGACACCTGTAAGATCTTTTGCTTTCTCAAATCTGGTACAGACCACATTAATGTCTATGTTTATCTTTCTTATGACTGTTTTTGTTATTATGAAATTCTTTCATCCATACACAGATTTTTTTGCAAAGCTCAAAAGAGGATTAAAAAAGGCTAAAGATGGAGATTTCTCCGAAAGGGTGTTTATAGATACAAATGATGAAGCAAGAGAAGTTGCAGATACATACAACGAAACAATGGACAAACTGTGTCACACTTTAACAGCAATAGAAAAGAGAGTCTCATATCTGATAGACGGAAATATACAGAAAAGCAGTAACGCCTTAAAAGACACCTATGTAATAGTTGAAGAACTTGTAAAGATCTATAACTTTAAGAAGATTGTTGAAAAAGATGCTTCAAAAGATGATATATATCTGAGGCTCAGGAAGCTTATGAAAGATATGGGAATTAGGCAGTACTCCATATACGAGGTTGATTATGAAAATAACAGACTGATAGATATAGATGAAGACGAAAAATGGTGTAAAGATATTGTTTTTACAAATGCTGATCAGTGCAGAGTTAAAAGAACCGGATCGGAGGTTGTATCTGAAGAATATGCCTGTGTGTGTCCGAACTTCATAAAGTGTGAAAACGGGGAAGCTGACGATTTCTTTACCTGTATTCCTATATATGTTGGAGGAAGGGTAGGTATTATCCTCCAGCTCATATACAACAGAGAAAATAAGGAAGATGTTAAAGGCAAACTTCCATTCCTGGAAGCTTATCTGAGAGAAGTTGCACCTGTTATTGAGGCTAAATCCTACATGGAAAAGTTGAAAAAGCAGTCATTGGTTGACCAGCTGACAGGACTTTATAATAGAAGATTTCTTGAGGAGATTATACCCAAACTATCCCAGCAGGTGATAAGGAGAAACTCCAACATAGGAATACTTATGATTGATATTGATTTCTTTAAACAGATTAACGACAAGTATGGCCACGATGTTGGTGATATCGTGCTGAAGAAGGTAGCAGATGTAATACGAAATACTGTAAGAGAGGCAGATATAGTTATAAGATATGGAGGAGAGGAGTTTATGGTTCTTCTTATTGATGTTCAGGAAGGAAAATCAGAAGAGATTGCAGAAAAAATAAGAAAGAGGGTTGAAAATACAGTGATAAACACAGATGGAATCTCATTAAAAAAGACCGTAAGTATCGGTGTTTCTGAATTCCCAAAAGATAGCGATAGATTCTGGCAGTGTATTAAATTTTCCGACGTTGCCCTTTATAAAGCGAAAGAGTCAGGAAGAAATATGGTAGTAAGATTCAGAAAGGAGATGTGGGAACGTGAGGAGTACTGA
- a CDS encoding DUF501 domain-containing protein — MRSTEVYPVLFDRKKKIFVPQPTRFWILDKRLRSIISRLEEKGYIRYWEEKVTEEKDMFEFFIFLHEKEIKQREEILKGKNLPLYVVEKLTQTGIGGIEKFREKPFKVKCLHLWTAYHLGDDRFKNPIGEFVLKQVKKL, encoded by the coding sequence GTGAGGAGTACTGAGGTTTATCCTGTTCTTTTTGACAGGAAAAAGAAAATTTTTGTTCCCCAGCCTACACGGTTCTGGATTTTAGATAAGAGGTTACGGTCTATTATATCAAGGTTAGAGGAAAAGGGATATATAAGATACTGGGAAGAGAAGGTAACAGAAGAGAAGGACATGTTTGAATTTTTCATATTCCTTCACGAAAAAGAAATTAAACAGAGAGAGGAAATACTAAAAGGGAAAAACCTCCCCCTATATGTAGTAGAAAAACTGACTCAGACGGGAATAGGGGGAATTGAAAAATTCAGAGAAAAACCTTTTAAAGTCAAATGTCTCCATCTGTGGACTGCATACCACCTTGGAGATGACAGGTTCAAAAATCCTATCGGTGAGTTTGTTCTTAAACAGGTAAAAAAACTTTAA
- the mnmG gene encoding tRNA uridine-5-carboxymethylaminomethyl(34) synthesis enzyme MnmG: MVYDTQFDVAVIGGGHAGIEAALASAKLGAKTVLITLDKEKIGVMPCNPAIGGIAKGIVVREVDALGGEMGKAIDYTGIQYKTLNTRKGPAVRSPRAQADKEEYRKYMVNRVANTENLTVIEGEATNIFLKKNSNEVEGVEIDGKIRIKVRSVVVTTGTFLEGVVHIGDKRFPAGRMEEKPANKLPDFYRRAGFPLLRFKTGTPARLDRNSIDFSGLEEAPGDEPPPKFSFWTEPAGSYWFKKGQKEQVPCYITYTTPETHRIIRENLHRTALYGGAIKGIGPRYCPSIEDKIVKFENKERHTVWLEPETKDGISIYPNGLSTSLPEEIQWEMYRSIPGLENVVLLKPAYAIEYDIVPPTELYPTLETKRIKGLFHAGNFNGTTGYEEAAGQGIVAGINAARRALGKEMIYIKRDEAYIGIMIDDLTTKGVVEPYRLFTSRAEYRLHLRQDNPVLRLYKKAYEIGMLSEKQYKLVKETEEEIKQWLQRYSEQRIKENGKSYTVFEYLKRAEITVEKLREKNIPVPERDYITEEIEIQAKYSGYFEREKKLNEKMKHLESIKIPPEIDYSKIAGLTKEVVQKLSKAKPITLGHAARLEGITPAAITAIMVYLEKMRREKVRG; encoded by the coding sequence ATGGTTTACGACACTCAGTTTGATGTTGCTGTTATAGGTGGAGGACATGCAGGTATAGAGGCAGCTCTGGCCTCTGCAAAATTAGGGGCAAAAACTGTCCTTATAACTCTTGACAAGGAAAAGATAGGAGTGATGCCCTGTAATCCAGCCATAGGAGGAATAGCCAAGGGTATTGTTGTAAGGGAAGTTGATGCTCTCGGAGGAGAGATGGGAAAAGCTATAGATTACACAGGTATTCAGTACAAGACACTCAATACAAGAAAGGGTCCTGCTGTCCGTTCACCAAGGGCTCAGGCAGATAAGGAAGAGTACAGAAAATACATGGTAAACAGAGTAGCAAACACAGAAAATCTGACTGTTATAGAAGGTGAAGCTACAAACATATTTTTGAAAAAAAACAGTAATGAAGTAGAAGGTGTTGAGATAGATGGAAAAATAAGAATAAAAGTAAGATCTGTTGTTGTCACCACAGGAACATTTCTGGAAGGTGTTGTACACATCGGAGATAAACGGTTTCCTGCAGGCAGAATGGAAGAAAAACCTGCAAACAAACTGCCAGATTTTTACAGGAGGGCAGGGTTTCCTTTGCTGAGATTTAAAACTGGAACGCCAGCGAGACTGGACAGAAACAGCATAGATTTTTCAGGTCTTGAGGAAGCACCGGGAGATGAACCACCACCAAAGTTTTCCTTCTGGACAGAACCTGCAGGTTCTTACTGGTTTAAAAAAGGACAGAAAGAGCAGGTACCCTGCTACATAACTTACACAACTCCAGAAACCCACAGAATTATAAGAGAAAATCTCCACAGAACAGCTCTGTATGGAGGAGCAATAAAAGGTATAGGACCAAGATACTGTCCATCTATTGAGGACAAAATAGTAAAGTTTGAAAACAAGGAGAGACATACAGTATGGCTTGAGCCAGAAACAAAAGACGGGATAAGCATATATCCAAACGGTTTATCAACATCTCTTCCGGAGGAAATACAGTGGGAAATGTACCGCTCTATACCGGGGCTGGAGAATGTAGTACTCCTCAAGCCTGCATACGCCATTGAGTACGACATTGTCCCTCCTACTGAGCTGTATCCAACCCTTGAAACAAAAAGGATAAAGGGACTGTTTCATGCAGGAAACTTTAACGGAACCACAGGGTACGAAGAAGCAGCTGGTCAGGGAATAGTTGCTGGTATTAATGCTGCCCGTAGAGCTCTGGGAAAAGAGATGATATACATAAAGAGAGACGAAGCATACATCGGTATAATGATTGATGACCTGACTACAAAAGGAGTTGTTGAGCCTTACAGACTATTCACATCAAGAGCTGAGTACAGACTACATCTCAGACAGGACAACCCTGTTCTCAGGCTTTACAAAAAAGCTTATGAGATAGGAATGCTATCAGAAAAGCAGTACAAACTGGTAAAAGAAACGGAAGAGGAGATAAAACAGTGGCTTCAAAGATACAGTGAGCAGAGAATAAAGGAAAACGGAAAAAGTTATACAGTTTTTGAATACCTCAAAAGGGCAGAAATTACAGTTGAAAAACTGAGAGAAAAGAACATTCCTGTTCCCGAAAGGGATTACATAACAGAAGAGATAGAGATACAGGCAAAGTACTCTGGATACTTTGAGAGGGAGAAGAAACTGAATGAGAAGATGAAACATCTTGAAAGCATAAAGATACCTCCAGAAATAGACTACTCAAAAATAGCAGGACTGACAAAAGAAGTTGTTCAGAAACTATCAAAAGCAAAACCTATCACCCTTGGTCATGCAGCAAGACTTGAAGGTATCACTCCAGCTGCAATTACAGCAATAATGGTTTATTTAGAAAAGATGAGAAGGGAAAAGGTGAGGGGTTAA
- a CDS encoding HU family DNA-binding protein produces the protein MKKSELIEKVTEEFPEIDKKTVASVVNGTFEAMIEALKNGDRIEIRGLGSFRVKTRPAKVARNPRTGEKIKVPPKKIVHFKIGKVLKAKLYEKAGV, from the coding sequence ATGAAAAAGTCAGAGCTTATAGAAAAAGTTACAGAGGAGTTTCCAGAAATTGATAAAAAGACCGTAGCTTCTGTGGTAAATGGAACTTTTGAAGCAATGATCGAAGCTTTAAAAAATGGAGATAGAATAGAGATAAGAGGTCTTGGCAGTTTTAGGGTAAAAACAAGACCTGCAAAGGTAGCGAGAAATCCCAGAACAGGTGAGAAAATAAAAGTTCCTCCCAAAAAGATAGTCCATTTTAAAATCGGTAAAGTGTTGAAAGCAAAACTTTATGAAAAGGCAGGGGTTTAA
- the ileS gene encoding isoleucine--tRNA ligase, whose amino-acid sequence MDWKDTLNLPKTSFPMKGNLPKREPEILKKWEEIKLYDRLREERKGREKYILHDGPPYANGHIHLGHALNKILKDILVKYESMKGKDAPFVPGWDCHGLPIEQQVEKQLKSQKKKKEELSKSQFRKLCREYAEKFVQIQKEEFIRLGIIGNWEKPYLTMRPSYQAQEIRELGKIFNAGIAYRGKKPVYWCIYDKTAEAEAEVEYKNKKDPSIYVVFELIDHPFGIKEKIYPVIWTTTPWTLPANLGIMVNPDFDYVFFKSGDRVYIVAQELLESFREKTGINGEVVKTVKGRELEFLEYRHPFIDRVSKIYLSEFVELSTGTGLVHMAPGHGQEDYIIGQRYGVEPFAPVDDEGRFTEEAPEFIQGVRVFDANSLIVEKLKEIGALLHHETVEHSYPHCWRCKNPVIFRATPQWFISMDAVLSSGNTLRGEAIKEIERVKWIPHWGENRIKSMVENRPDWCISRQRSWGVPIAVFYCRKCGEIIKDKNVFEHVAQLVENNPFGADIWFEKDAKELLPEGYKCPKCSSEEFEKEEDILDVWFDSGVSHASVLKSGFWEELRWPADMYLEGSDQHRGWFQSSLLESTASYGRAPYDSVLTHGFILDEAGRKMSKSLGNVIAPEKVIKQYGADILRLWVVSEDYTEDIKIGMNLLKSIADDYRKIRNTFRYFLGNLYDFNPEKDSVSYENLLEIDRWMLSKLQRIIDRAHDAYSSYRFHRIYHEIKRFMIVDLSAVYLDILKDRLYVYAPNSLERRSAQTVLYILLTSLSKLLAPVLSFTMEEIWGHVKELDKKVKESIHLEEMPVVELDFVNRDLEEIYADLLTVREVVLKGLEEARKSDIIRHPYEAKVVLSLPEKYRKIVEERIDWIKFFFTVSQVEMGESREGDVVVEDENGIKVAVRKADGEKCPRCWIYDVSVGKGGQPVCDRCMEQLKAMNIDINNIEEDR is encoded by the coding sequence TTGGACTGGAAGGATACATTGAATCTGCCGAAAACCAGTTTTCCTATGAAAGGGAATCTACCAAAAAGAGAACCAGAGATTTTAAAAAAGTGGGAAGAGATAAAACTGTATGATAGATTAAGAGAGGAGAGAAAAGGTAGAGAGAAATACATTCTCCATGATGGTCCCCCTTATGCAAATGGGCACATTCACCTGGGACATGCTCTGAACAAGATACTGAAAGACATATTAGTAAAGTATGAATCTATGAAAGGTAAAGATGCTCCATTTGTTCCAGGCTGGGACTGTCATGGACTGCCTATAGAACAGCAGGTTGAGAAACAGCTAAAAAGTCAGAAAAAGAAGAAGGAAGAGCTGTCAAAGTCTCAGTTTAGAAAGCTGTGCAGAGAATATGCTGAAAAATTTGTTCAGATTCAGAAAGAGGAGTTTATAAGACTTGGTATTATAGGAAACTGGGAAAAGCCTTACCTTACAATGAGACCTTCATATCAGGCGCAGGAGATAAGGGAACTGGGAAAGATATTCAATGCTGGAATAGCGTACAGAGGGAAAAAACCTGTTTACTGGTGTATATACGACAAAACAGCAGAAGCTGAGGCAGAAGTTGAATACAAAAACAAAAAGGACCCTTCCATATACGTTGTTTTTGAACTTATCGACCACCCCTTTGGAATAAAAGAAAAGATCTATCCTGTTATATGGACAACAACACCATGGACACTTCCTGCAAACCTCGGGATTATGGTTAATCCTGATTTTGATTATGTTTTTTTCAAGTCAGGGGATAGGGTTTACATTGTTGCACAGGAGCTTTTAGAAAGTTTTAGAGAAAAAACAGGTATAAACGGTGAAGTTGTAAAAACTGTAAAGGGAAGGGAGCTTGAGTTCCTTGAGTACAGGCATCCTTTTATAGATAGAGTTTCAAAGATATATCTTTCAGAGTTTGTTGAGCTTTCTACAGGAACAGGTCTTGTTCATATGGCTCCAGGACACGGTCAGGAAGACTATATAATTGGTCAGCGCTATGGTGTTGAGCCTTTTGCTCCTGTAGATGATGAGGGAAGATTTACGGAGGAAGCTCCCGAGTTTATTCAGGGTGTTAGGGTGTTTGATGCAAACAGTCTGATAGTAGAAAAGTTAAAAGAGATTGGAGCACTGCTACACCACGAAACAGTTGAGCACTCTTACCCCCACTGCTGGAGATGTAAAAACCCTGTTATATTCAGAGCAACACCCCAGTGGTTCATATCAATGGATGCAGTTCTCAGCAGTGGAAATACACTGAGAGGAGAAGCTATAAAAGAGATAGAAAGGGTTAAATGGATTCCCCACTGGGGAGAAAACAGAATAAAATCAATGGTTGAAAACAGACCAGACTGGTGTATATCAAGACAGAGAAGCTGGGGAGTTCCTATTGCCGTTTTTTACTGCAGAAAATGTGGAGAGATAATAAAAGATAAAAATGTATTTGAACATGTAGCCCAACTTGTTGAAAACAATCCATTTGGTGCAGATATCTGGTTTGAGAAAGATGCTAAAGAACTTCTCCCTGAAGGTTATAAATGTCCAAAATGTAGCTCCGAGGAGTTTGAGAAGGAGGAGGACATACTTGATGTATGGTTTGACTCAGGGGTTTCCCATGCTTCAGTTTTAAAGTCAGGTTTCTGGGAAGAACTCAGATGGCCTGCTGATATGTATTTAGAAGGTTCAGACCAGCACAGAGGATGGTTTCAGTCTTCTCTACTTGAGAGCACTGCTTCTTATGGAAGAGCTCCTTACGACAGCGTTCTGACACACGGCTTTATATTGGACGAAGCCGGAAGGAAAATGTCAAAATCCCTTGGGAATGTGATAGCCCCAGAGAAAGTAATAAAACAGTACGGAGCAGATATCCTCAGACTGTGGGTTGTTTCTGAAGATTACACAGAAGACATAAAAATAGGTATGAATCTTCTGAAAAGTATAGCAGACGATTACAGAAAAATAAGAAACACATTCAGATACTTCCTCGGAAATCTGTACGATTTTAATCCAGAGAAAGACAGTGTTTCTTATGAAAATCTTCTTGAGATAGACAGATGGATGCTGTCAAAACTCCAGAGGATTATAGACAGAGCACACGATGCATACAGCAGTTACAGATTTCACAGGATATACCACGAGATAAAAAGATTTATGATTGTTGACCTTTCTGCAGTATATCTGGACATTCTAAAAGACAGACTGTATGTATATGCTCCCAATTCTTTGGAGAGAAGGTCTGCACAAACTGTGCTCTATATACTTCTCACATCACTTTCAAAGCTCCTTGCACCTGTTCTTTCCTTTACTATGGAGGAGATATGGGGTCATGTGAAGGAGCTTGATAAAAAAGTGAAGGAGAGCATCCATTTAGAAGAGATGCCGGTAGTGGAACTTGATTTTGTGAACAGGGATCTTGAGGAGATCTATGCAGATCTTTTAACTGTGAGAGAAGTTGTTCTTAAAGGATTAGAAGAAGCAAGAAAATCAGACATAATAAGACATCCTTATGAGGCAAAAGTTGTTCTATCGCTTCCTGAGAAATATAGAAAAATTGTTGAAGAACGTATAGACTGGATTAAATTTTTCTTTACTGTTTCCCAGGTTGAAATGGGAGAAAGCAGAGAAGGGGATGTGGTAGTAGAGGATGAAAACGGAATTAAAGTGGCAGTAAGAAAAGCAGATGGAGAAAAATGTCCCAGATGCTGGATTTATGACGTATCTGTTGGAAAGGGCGGACAGCCTGTGTGCGACAGATGTATGGAGCAGTTGAAAGCAATGAACATAGATATCAATAATATAGAGGAGGATAGATGA
- a CDS encoding Spy/CpxP family protein refolding chaperone, with the protein MKRLAVLFFILFSTLSFGQTEDSTQNLTFEQIKDDSWMDGAFLIKRFNFLPALQENAGTLGLTEEQKKIINSFYNKYYDRMVELAKSVQEKEKQLQELVINGGDSKKIKELIVEIAKEKAELTVYNIKEVRTLQSALTKEQFEKLKNLANQRII; encoded by the coding sequence TTGAAGAGGTTAGCTGTTTTATTTTTCATTCTGTTTTCAACGCTATCTTTTGGGCAGACGGAAGATAGTACACAAAATCTGACATTTGAGCAGATAAAAGATGATAGCTGGATGGATGGTGCATTTCTGATCAAAAGGTTTAACTTCCTGCCTGCACTGCAGGAAAATGCAGGTACCTTAGGGCTTACAGAGGAGCAGAAAAAGATAATAAACAGTTTCTACAACAAATACTACGACAGGATGGTTGAACTGGCAAAATCTGTACAGGAGAAGGAAAAACAACTACAGGAACTGGTTATAAATGGGGGAGATTCAAAAAAAATAAAAGAACTTATTGTGGAGATAGCAAAAGAAAAGGCAGAACTGACAGTTTACAACATAAAAGAGGTAAGAACACTCCAGAGTGCTCTTACAAAGGAGCAGTTTGAAAAGCTGAAAAATCTTGCAAATCAGCGCATTATTTAA
- a CDS encoding TolC family protein gives MKKAIFLFFLLFNTSFGLSLDKAINLSLKNHPYLKQQKSYLFSSRYDYYSTFGNFFPSVTLNFSYAKFMDVYPSDYFSRGLSLNINWTIYSSGQNILLNRIKEKLFRANQESYREDVLDVIYQVKKAYYTAVAKREIWKVRKFQLKAAEKNYQMARKKLKLGLVTKADYLQAKVRLENVRYSLLNAENDFRKSLAELCSLIGYPLSCEVKLDTSVLDNLGESSIPSFEKLEKIAFNRPVFRQYRYEIKSAKLQSIQALSTFTPSVFVSYSLNRDYSSISGSSDSYSILRFGLSWTIFEGLKRYYSYLSAKENERFYRYRLKELKRQIKLSLYNLYLDLKTSYKNLKVSKELLKQAEENYRQALGEYRVGKGDIISLVTAESSLASAHETYINSLLNIAVTKSVLEREMGIKSLPLEGKKQ, from the coding sequence ATGAAAAAAGCTATCTTTCTTTTTTTTCTGCTTTTTAATACGTCTTTTGGGCTCTCCCTTGACAAAGCTATAAATCTATCACTGAAAAATCATCCTTATCTAAAACAGCAAAAATCCTATCTTTTTTCCTCAAGATACGACTATTACTCAACATTTGGAAATTTTTTTCCATCTGTAACCCTGAACTTCAGCTACGCAAAATTTATGGATGTATACCCCTCTGATTACTTCTCAAGGGGACTGTCCCTTAACATAAACTGGACTATATACAGCTCTGGTCAGAACATCCTGCTTAACAGAATCAAGGAAAAACTTTTTAGAGCAAACCAGGAAAGTTACAGGGAAGACGTTCTGGATGTCATATATCAGGTAAAAAAAGCTTACTACACTGCAGTAGCAAAAAGAGAGATATGGAAGGTAAGAAAGTTTCAACTGAAAGCTGCAGAAAAAAACTACCAGATGGCAAGGAAAAAACTGAAACTGGGACTGGTTACAAAAGCAGACTACCTGCAGGCAAAGGTAAGACTGGAAAATGTAAGATACAGTCTCTTAAATGCAGAAAACGATTTCAGAAAATCTTTGGCAGAGCTCTGCAGTCTTATAGGATACCCTCTAAGCTGTGAAGTAAAATTAGATACATCTGTACTGGACAATCTGGGAGAGAGCAGTATTCCATCCTTTGAAAAGTTAGAAAAAATTGCCTTCAACAGACCTGTTTTCAGACAGTATAGATACGAGATAAAGTCTGCAAAACTTCAGTCTATTCAGGCACTTTCAACCTTTACTCCTTCCGTTTTTGTCAGCTACTCATTAAACAGGGATTACAGCTCAATATCCGGCAGTTCAGACAGCTACTCCATCCTGAGATTCGGTCTGTCATGGACAATTTTTGAGGGATTGAAAAGGTACTACAGCTATCTGTCAGCAAAGGAAAATGAGAGATTTTACAGGTATAGATTGAAGGAACTCAAAAGACAGATAAAACTCAGTCTGTACAATCTCTATCTTGATCTTAAAACCTCATACAAAAATCTGAAAGTATCAAAAGAGCTTTTAAAGCAAGCCGAGGAAAACTACAGACAGGCTCTTGGAGAGTATAGAGTGGGAAAGGGTGATATAATCTCATTGGTTACTGCAGAAAGCTCCCTTGCTTCAGCTCACGAAACGTACATAAACTCCCTTCTTAACATAGCAGTTACAAAATCTGTTCTTGAAAGGGAGATGGGGATAAAATCACTCCCTCTGGAAGGTAAAAAGCAATGA
- a CDS encoding efflux RND transporter periplasmic adaptor subunit, whose protein sequence is MKKILFLTSTAILAVMASFYFFKIKEEKKEKIKVFETQKVKRGEIKNIINATAIVKTRVNAYLKIGTRTTGLVQKMFIDIGDYVKKGQLIAIIDQREFKKNIEKIKQQLKKAEDKLFQIEKVYPLKISEAEKNYQSAKAEYEYAQWKYSREKELLKEEFTTKESFEAAKRQLKFQKAKMELAEKTLERLKAEYETEKRLAQDDINILKKELQKEKIRLSYTEIYSPIDGIVSNVVAREGETLVAGLQAGELVTILRPDRLEIQIFVDETDIGQIKTGQEVYYNVDAYPDKVFKGTITKIYPEPVVKQNIVYYLAIVPVKREYAKFLRPEMTVYTKIIAGIKKNAIIIPNSAVRFEQGKQFVFVVKDGKVEKRFIKTGWIDEKQTEVVEGLKEGEIIAIKFKAPVKTKVFK, encoded by the coding sequence ATGAAGAAAATACTGTTTCTCACATCAACTGCAATACTGGCTGTTATGGCTTCTTTCTATTTTTTTAAGATAAAAGAAGAAAAAAAAGAGAAGATTAAGGTTTTTGAAACACAGAAGGTAAAAAGAGGAGAAATTAAAAACATTATAAACGCAACAGCCATTGTAAAAACAAGAGTTAATGCCTATCTGAAGATAGGAACAAGAACAACAGGGCTTGTCCAGAAAATGTTCATAGATATTGGAGATTACGTCAAGAAAGGACAGCTGATAGCCATTATAGACCAGAGAGAGTTCAAAAAGAACATTGAGAAAATAAAACAGCAACTAAAAAAGGCAGAGGACAAGTTATTCCAGATAGAAAAGGTTTATCCTTTGAAGATATCAGAGGCAGAAAAAAACTACCAGTCAGCAAAAGCTGAGTATGAGTATGCACAGTGGAAGTACAGTAGAGAAAAGGAGCTTCTAAAGGAAGAATTTACAACAAAAGAAAGTTTTGAAGCAGCAAAGAGACAGCTAAAGTTCCAGAAAGCAAAGATGGAACTTGCAGAAAAAACGCTGGAAAGATTGAAGGCTGAGTATGAAACAGAGAAAAGACTGGCACAGGATGACATAAACATACTGAAAAAAGAGCTTCAGAAAGAAAAAATCCGTCTGTCATACACTGAGATTTACTCTCCTATTGATGGTATTGTATCAAACGTTGTAGCGAGAGAGGGAGAAACTCTTGTTGCAGGTCTTCAGGCTGGCGAACTTGTTACAATACTCAGACCTGATAGATTGGAGATACAGATATTCGTCGATGAAACAGATATCGGACAGATAAAAACAGGTCAGGAAGTTTACTACAATGTAGATGCATACCCTGATAAAGTGTTCAAAGGAACGATAACAAAGATATATCCGGAACCTGTAGTAAAACAGAACATCGTTTACTATCTTGCCATTGTTCCTGTAAAAAGGGAGTATGCAAAATTTTTGAGGCCTGAGATGACCGTATATACAAAAATAATAGCTGGCATAAAGAAAAATGCCATAATTATCCCCAACTCTGCAGTAAGATTTGAGCAGGGAAAACAGTTTGTCTTTGTGGTAAAAGATGGGAAAGTGGAAAAGAGATTCATAAAAACAGGATGGATAGATGAAAAGCAGACAGAGGTAGTTGAGGGACTGAAAGAAGGTGAGATTATAGCAATAAAATTTAAAGCACCTGTGAAAACAAAGGTTTTCAAATGA